One Trachemys scripta elegans isolate TJP31775 chromosome 4, CAS_Tse_1.0, whole genome shotgun sequence genomic region harbors:
- the LOC117876669 gene encoding polymeric immunoglobulin receptor-like, which produces MAVFIVLLTLLQVSSALYGPKFLTGEVGGSITIKCVYPPIKANRYDRKYWCKISGTRRICNTIISTNNFISKDYKGRASITDFPKNGTFTIQMTQLKQNDAGAYRYGIGNNNKALFVSMNLTVLESTVAGDLHNRLIAKGSNVSESPELVLGKLRGSVTIQCQPENVKGSGKKFWCKLGKTGCSVIVDSDGYVATNYEGRISINPEESSGTFKILINRLKKEDSGLYKCGRAMPDDSESARTIDLQVTEESTLPREPRLLNGSEGGLVSAKCHYDPQRNYEMKYWCSWKEAGCSLLSNTSGFVQDAFEGRIRIISDNQDNGTFTVVMSPLEEMDAGWYWCGAKDGDTEQTSSMKLHVQNESFSSLAPVPSASVRPVSPTSALHSIPSHVNVISQTYPTSRVTEGLLEKTTPEDRFITFSNAIYER; this is translated from the exons ATGGCTGTCTTCATTGTTTTATTAACTTTGCTACAAG ttTCAAGTGCCTTATATGGACCAAAGTTTTTGACAGGTGAGGTTGGAGGATCAATCACTATCAAATGCGTCTATCCACCCATTAAAGCCAACAgatatgacagaaaatattggTGTAAAATATCAGGAACCAGAAGAATTTGCAACACCATCATTTCCACCAACAATTTCATCTCGAAAGACTACAAAGGCAGAGCATCCATCACCGACTTCCCTAAGAATGGCACGTTCACAATACAAATGACACAGCTGAAGCAGAATGACGCTGGGGCTTACAGATATGGCATCGGCAACAACAATAAAGCCTTATTCGTCAGCATGAATCTAACAGTTTTGGAAAGTACAGTAGCTGGGGACCTTCACAACAGGCTGATTGCAAAAG GTTCTAATGTCTCTGAATCACCAGAGCTTGTGCTTGGGAAGCTCAGAGGGTCAGTGACAATACAATGCCAACCTGAAAATGTCAAAGGCAGTGGAAAGAAATTCTGGTGCAAACTGGGAAAAACTGGCTGTTCTGTCATAGTGGACTCTGATGGTTATGTGGCCACGAATTACGAGGGAAGGATCTCTATTAACCCTGAAGAAAGCTCTGGTACTTTCAAAATCTTGATAAACAGACTAAAAAAAGAGGACTCTGGACTGTATAAGTGTGGGAGGGCCATGCCTGATGACTCTGAAAGTGCAAGAACCATAGATCTACAAGTGACTGAAG AGTCAACCCTTCCCAGGGAACCCAGGCTCCTGAATGGATCTGAAGGAGGGCTGGTGTCTGCCAAGTGCCACTATGATCCACAACGGAATTATGAGATGAAATACTGGTGCAGCTGGAAGGAAGCGGGATGCTCCCTTTTGTCGAATACCAGTGGATTTGTACAGGATGCATTTGAAGGAAGAATTCGGATAATCAGTGATAACCAGGACAATGGGACTTTCACAGTAGTGATGAGCCCTCTGGAAGAAATGGATGCAGGATGGTACTGGTGTGGGGCTAAAGATGGAGACACAGAGCAAACATCCTCCATGAAGTTACACGTTCAAAACG AATCATTCTCTTCACTAGCTCCAGTACCATCTGCATCTGTGAGGCCAGTATCACCAACGTCTGCTCTCCACAGCATCCCCAGTCATGTAAATGTCATAAGTCAGACATATCCCACGAGCAGAGTCACGGAGGGACTATTGGAAAAAACAACCCCTGAAGACAGATTTATAACCTTTAGCAATGCAATCTATGAAAGGTAA